A portion of the Homalodisca vitripennis isolate AUS2020 chromosome 2, UT_GWSS_2.1, whole genome shotgun sequence genome contains these proteins:
- the LOC124356222 gene encoding neuropeptide CCHamide-1 receptor-like: MNDTGTSTEFVETFWMRFQTYMVPVVFVLIFTLGFVGNGTVILIFLRHRNMRSIPNIYIFSLALGDLLAIISCIPFILIVYTFDSWPWGEFIYKICETIKDLSIGVSVFTLTALSVERYYAIVHPMNQKMSTKRFAIRMALAIWVISIALAIPAGVFSKCEQIFIPTVEDPFYICLPFPSRKHGRFVITLQFLIYYLIPIIMIGFYYSLMARHLVLSTGRFPQQHGQGQSTQMLTRKKVAVMALAFVIIFIICFFPMRMFMLWFYYNPDWADDYNVFWHFFRIIGFYMGYFNSCVNPIALYFTKSYRKYFNYYLLRCSYGTLDKSDLIQTRHC, from the coding sequence ATGAACGACACGGGCACATCTACAGAGTTCGTTGAGACTTTCTGGATGAGATTTCAGACATACATGGTTCCTGTCGTTTTTGTTCTTATATTCACATTGGGGTTTGTTGGAAATGGGACGGTGATCCTCATCTTCTTGCGACACCGGAATATGAGGAGTATTCCCAACATCTACATCTTCTCTCTGGCTCTTGGGGATCTTCTGGCCATCATAAGTTGCATCCCCTTTATCCTCATCGTGTACACTTTTGACTCGTGGCCTTGGGGTGAATTCATTTACAAGATATGCGAGACTATCAAGGACCTTTCCATCGGAGTCTCCGTGTTCACTCTGACAGCCCTCAGCGTTGAACGGTACTACGCGATCGTCCATCCGATGAATCAGAAAATGTCTACTAAACGTTTTGCAATCAGGATGGCCTTGGCAATTTGGGTGATTTCTATCGCTCTTGCAATTCCTGCAGGAGTATTCTCTAAATGTGAACAAATTTTTATCCCAACAGTGGAAGATCCATTTTATATCTGCTTACCTTTCCCCTCCAGGAAGCATGGGAGGTTCGTGATTACTTTACAGTTCTTGATTTATTACCTCATCCCGATCATCATGATCGGTTTCTATTATTCCTTGATGGCCAGACATTTGGTGTTGTCCACCGGTCGCTTCCCCCAACAGCACGGGCAGGGCCAGTCAACTCAGATGTTAACCCGAAAAAAAGTTGCAGTCATGGCTTTAGCTTTCGTGATCATCTTCATCATTTGCTTCTTTCCTATGCGGATGTTCATGCTGTGGTTCTATTACAATCCAGATTGGGCGGATGATTACAATGTCTTCTGGCATTTCTTCCGCATCATTGGTTTCTACATGGGGTACTTCAACTCTTGTGTGAATcctatagccctctacttcacgAAGTCCTATCGGAAATACTTCAACTATTACCTGTTACGTTGCTCTTATGGGACCTTAGACAAGAGTGATCTTATACAAACACGTCACTGTTGA